From Vitis vinifera cultivar Pinot Noir 40024 chromosome 3, ASM3070453v1, the proteins below share one genomic window:
- the LOC100250254 gene encoding pentatricopeptide repeat-containing protein At2g17033, with product MLANLQVSRPQPWNHRSPLLIQCALSKQGQLFLSSVARDPSASNRLICKFIASSSKSIALNALSHLLSPTTTHPYLSSLALPLYSRISEASWFSWNPKLIADVIALLYKQGQLKEAETLVSETLIKLGSRERDLVSFYCNLIDSHSKHSSNQGVFDVISRLSRIVSESSSVYVKERAYKSMISSLCAVGLPLEAENLIEEMRVKGLKPSVFEFRSVVYGYGRVGLSEDMQRILLQMGNEGFELDTVVSNMVLSSYGAYNKQSEMVSWLQRMKNSSIPFSIRTYNSVLNSCPMIMSILQDLKTFPPTIDELMETLKGDEALLVKELIGSMVLAELMEWDCSEGKLDLHGMHLGSAYLIMLQWREELRYRLNAAEYVMPVEITVVCGSGKHSSVRGESPVKRMVREMMTRTRSPMKIDRKNIGCFVAKAKVVKNWLC from the exons ATGCTGGCTAATCTACAAGTCTCCCGCCCACAGCCATGGAACCATCGATCACCATTGTTGATTCAATGCGCTCTGAGCAAACAAGGCCAACTCTTTCTCTCTTCAGTAGCCAGAGATCCCTCCGCCAGTAACAGATTGATATGCAAATTCATAGCATCTTCATCCAAATCCATAGCTCTCAATGCTCTCTCCCACCTCCTTTCCCCCACCACCACTCACCCCTACCTCTCCTCTCTTGCCCTCCCT TTGTATTCAAGGATTAGTGAAGCATCATGGTTCAGTTGGAACCCTAAGCTTATTGCAGACGTCATTGCTTTGTTATATAAACAAGGGCAGTTGAAGGAAGCAGAAACTCTAGTTTCTGAAACACTGATAAAATTAGGGTCTCGGGAGCGAGACCTTGTTTCCTTTTACTGCAATTTGATTGATTCACACTCCAAGCACAGCTCAAATCAAGGGGTTTTTGATGTGATTTCTCGTTTGAGTCGGATAGTCTCTGAATCGTCCTCTGTTTATGTTAAGGAACGAGCTTACAAGTCAATGATTAGTAGCTTATGTGCAGTTGGTCTACCTCTTGAAGCTGAGAATCTGATTGAAGAGATGAGAGTAAAAGGACTGAAACCATCTGTCTTTGAGTTCAGGTCTGTAGTGTATGGATATGGAAGAGTAGGATTGTCCGAAGATATGCAGAGAATTCTTCTGCAAATGGGGAATGAAGGGTTTGAACTGGATACAGTTGTCTCGAATATGGTTCTTTCATCCTACGGAGCCTACAACAAGCAATCTGAAATGGTGTCTTGGCTTCAAAGAATGAAGAATTCAAGCATTCCATTTTCCATCAGGACTTACAATTCAGTGTTGAATTCGTGCCCTATGATCATGTCAATCCTACAAGACCTCAAAACTTTTCCGCCAACCATTGATGAGTTGATGGAGACCTTGAAAGGGGATGAGGCATTGTTGGTTAAAGAATTGATTGGATCAATGGTTTTGGCAGAGTTAATGGAGTGGGATTGTTCAGAGGGGAAGCTGGATTTGCATGGAATGCACCTGGGGTCTGCATACTTGATAATGTTGCAGTGGAGGGAGGAGCTGAGGTATAGGCTTAATGCAGCAGAGTATGTGATGCCAGTGGAGATTACAGTGGTGTGTGGATCGGGAAAGCATAGCAGTGTTAGAGGGGAATCACCTGTGAAAAGAATGGTTCGAGAGATGATGACACGGACAAGAAGCCCGATGAAAATTGATAGGAAGAACATTGGTTGTTTTGTTGCAAAAGCAAAAGTTGTGAAGAACTGGCTGTGCTGA